The Zingiber officinale cultivar Zhangliang chromosome 9A, Zo_v1.1, whole genome shotgun sequence genome window below encodes:
- the LOC122018586 gene encoding nuclear pore complex protein NUP155-like isoform X1, translated as MFLIMLIYAWKCTTFQIILCEALSRGGVAEACSVVGRLSLEIIYLHLEMAASQCMNILQTGLIIHARALLVACKVEPMPVLSTYDPLLSYGAILPSPNLKLRCLRSVLPVLCEWVGSVFAHTLGTTAVGASPILGGLLLLQHTSIINQGARDKITSLANGHTVSLREGFRSIT; from the exons ATGTTTCTGATaatgctcatatatgcttggaAATGCACAACTTTTCAGATTATTCTGTGTGAAGCTCTTTCTAGAGGTGGAGTTGCAGAAGCATGTTCTGTAGTGGGTCGCTTGTCTTTAGAGATTATTTATCTTCATCTTGAAATGGCTGCTTCG CAATGTATGAATATTCTACAAACAGGCCTCATCATACATGCTAGAGCCCTTCTTGTTGCTTGTAAGGTTGAACCAATGCCTGTATTAAGCACATATGATCCGCTTTTATCATATGGAGCTATTTTACCTTCGCCAAACCTGAAACTTCGCTGTCTGAGATCTGTTCTTCCTGTACTCTGTGAGTGGGTTGGGTCTGTATTTGCACATACATTAGGGACCACAGCTGTTGGCGCTTCTCCAATCCTTGGTGGATTACTCTTGTTACAACATACATCAATCATCAACCAAGGAGCTCGAGATAAGATAACCAGTTTAGCAAATGG GCATACGGTCTCGTTACGTGAAGGGTTTAGGTCCATTACCTAA
- the LOC122018586 gene encoding nuclear pore complex protein NUP155-like isoform X2, with the protein MFLIMLIYAWKCTTFQIILCEALSRGGVAEACSVVGRLSLEIIYLHLEMAASQCMNILQTGLIIHARALLVACKVEPMPVLSTYDPLLSYGAILPSPNLKLRCLRSVLPVLCEWVGSVFAHTLGTTAVGASPILGGLLLLQHTSIINQGARDKITSLANGKQSMNKI; encoded by the exons ATGTTTCTGATaatgctcatatatgcttggaAATGCACAACTTTTCAGATTATTCTGTGTGAAGCTCTTTCTAGAGGTGGAGTTGCAGAAGCATGTTCTGTAGTGGGTCGCTTGTCTTTAGAGATTATTTATCTTCATCTTGAAATGGCTGCTTCG CAATGTATGAATATTCTACAAACAGGCCTCATCATACATGCTAGAGCCCTTCTTGTTGCTTGTAAGGTTGAACCAATGCCTGTATTAAGCACATATGATCCGCTTTTATCATATGGAGCTATTTTACCTTCGCCAAACCTGAAACTTCGCTGTCTGAGATCTGTTCTTCCTGTACTCTGTGAGTGGGTTGGGTCTGTATTTGCACATACATTAGGGACCACAGCTGTTGGCGCTTCTCCAATCCTTGGTGGATTACTCTTGTTACAACATACATCAATCATCAACCAAGGAGCTCGAGATAAGATAACCAGTTTAGCAAATGG AAAACAATCGATGAACAAAATCTGA
- the LOC122018586 gene encoding nuclear pore complex protein NUP155-like isoform X3, giving the protein MTIQIILCEALSRGGVAEACSVVGRLSLEIIYLHLEMAASQCMNILQTGLIIHARALLVACKVEPMPVLSTYDPLLSYGAILPSPNLKLRCLRSVLPVLCEWVGSVFAHTLGTTAVGASPILGGLLLLQHTSIINQGARDKITSLANGHTVSLREGFRSIT; this is encoded by the exons ATGACAATCCAG ATTATTCTGTGTGAAGCTCTTTCTAGAGGTGGAGTTGCAGAAGCATGTTCTGTAGTGGGTCGCTTGTCTTTAGAGATTATTTATCTTCATCTTGAAATGGCTGCTTCG CAATGTATGAATATTCTACAAACAGGCCTCATCATACATGCTAGAGCCCTTCTTGTTGCTTGTAAGGTTGAACCAATGCCTGTATTAAGCACATATGATCCGCTTTTATCATATGGAGCTATTTTACCTTCGCCAAACCTGAAACTTCGCTGTCTGAGATCTGTTCTTCCTGTACTCTGTGAGTGGGTTGGGTCTGTATTTGCACATACATTAGGGACCACAGCTGTTGGCGCTTCTCCAATCCTTGGTGGATTACTCTTGTTACAACATACATCAATCATCAACCAAGGAGCTCGAGATAAGATAACCAGTTTAGCAAATGG GCATACGGTCTCGTTACGTGAAGGGTTTAGGTCCATTACCTAA
- the LOC122021350 gene encoding anthranilate O-methyltransferase 3-like — MEQVLPTVGGSGETSYASNSKIQEKSLQATMPMLGYAIREICGSLRPAEKLVAADLGCSSGPNTFLVVSEVLKVVGDGVASREVTSPDLEVQFFLNDLFGNDFNQVFQYLDEYNRKKEEVGRLRVPYYVAGLPGSFYRRLLPCRSVHYFHSSHSVHWLSQMPQGIEQLNKRNIYIAESSPPDVVKAYQNQHQKDFCRFLEFRHAELTDQGRMLLLLPGKKNHDLPYHGVAHLFRLLAQALSTLVSKGTITEEKLESFNVPLYYPSLEEIEAVISRQGLFGMERTEMLEVNWDPFDDSEDFSSVDVAQSGKNIAKYMRAALGPMIAHQFGEEVLDEVFSKYAANLSEHLLQEKTKYVLLIILLKKQV, encoded by the exons ATGGAGCAAGTTCTTCCCACCGTCGGAGGAAGCGGAGAAACCAGCTACGCTTCCAATTCGAAGATCCAG GAGAAGTCGCTGCAGGCGACGATGCCCATGCTGGGCTACGCAATAAGAGAGATCTGCGGGTCGCTGCGCCCGGCGGAGAAGCTGGTGGCGGCGGATTTGGGATGTTCCTCGGGGCCCAACACATTTCTGGTCGTCTCCGAGGTGCTCAAGGTCGTCGGAGACGGTGTCGCCTCGCGAGAGGTGACTAGTCCTGATCTGGAGGTCCAGTTCTTCCTGAATGATCTCTTCGGGAACGATTTCAACCAGGTTTTCCAGTACCTCGACGAGTACAacaggaagaaggaggaagtggGCCGCCTGAGGGTGCCGTACTACGTCGCCGGACTGCCTGGGTCTTTCTACAGGAGGCTCCTCCCGTGTCGGAGCGTCCACTACTTTCACTCCTCTCACAGCGTCCATTGGCTCTCTCAG ATGCCTCAAGGAATCGAGCAGCTGAACAAGAGGAACATATACATAGCCGAGTCAAGCCCGCCGGATGTTGTAAAAGCCTACCAAAATCAGCACCAGAAGGACTTCTGCCGATTCCTCGAGTTCCGGCACGCTGAGCTGACCGACCAAGGAAGAATGCTGCTTTTGCTTCCGGGGAAGAAAAACCATGATCTACCTTACCATGGAGTTGCCCATCTCTTCCGGCTTTTAGCTCAAGCTTTAAGTACTCTAGTGTCTAAG GGAACGATAACAGAGGAAAAACTTGAAAGTTTCAATGTGCCCCTTTACTACCCTTCCTTGGAGGAGATAGAGGCAGTGATTAGCAGGCAAGGGCTGTTTGGCATGGAACGAACAGAGATGTTGGAGGTCAATTGGGATCCGTTCGATGATTCAGAGGACTTCTCGAGTGTTGATGTAGCACAGAGCGGGAAGAACATCGCCAAGTATATGAGGGCAGCGCTGGGGCCAATGATTGCGCATCAGTTTGGAGAGGAGGTGTTGGATGAGGTGTTCTCCAAGTACGCTGCTAATCTTTCAGAGCACCTCCTCCAAGAGAAGACCAAGTATGTCTTATTGATCATTCTGTTGAAGAAACAGGTTTGA